In Bacteroidetes bacterium GWF2_43_63, the sequence TTTTTTAAATGATACAAAATATGACGTGTATTTACATTGCGCGGACACACCAGGGTGCATTTGCCACACAGCATGCATTTCGAAATTTCTTCTTTCACTTCTTTAATCAATCCCCGACGTAGTTCTACTGACAAACGCCGAAAACTGAATGATGTGAATTGGCCGGCAGTACAGGTTGCAGCACATGATCCGCAAAAAATACAGGTCTTCAGACTTGGCTCAAGCCCACATATTTTGCGATACAGCGAATCATCGGCCTTATCGAGATCGATCTGCGCTGATTTGTTTATTTTAAATCCGAATTCGGGCATTTGGATGTTGGTTATCGGTTAATAGTGAATGGTAAAATGAATTATGCAAAATGTTGAATTTCTCACATACTCAATGGTATCCACTTTCTTTTTTGTCTTTCGCCTTTTGTCTTTTATCTTTTTTCTGTTTTCCACTCATTCAGATATCCGGCAACCCTCAGTGCAGTACTTCGTGCATCCAAAATGCTGTTGGTGATGGTGCGCGGAGCTGTGCAGGTACCAGCCAGAAAAACGCCCGGGACATCAGACATGCCCGTTCCTGTATGTTCATCTTTGCCATGAAGAAAACGATTGGCGTTAAATGGAATTCCAAACAATTCACCCATTTTGGTTGTACCGGGCGAAGGAACAAACCCTACGAGAAGAACCAGAAGGTCAACCGACATTTTCAGCGGCAGTCCGCTCAGCGTATCTTCAACCTTCACAATCACGCTTCCATCCTGAGCTTCAGCAGCTTCCGACAAACGGCCGCGAATAAATTGTACCCCATGTTTTTCCTGAGCTTCTTTGTACAATTCCTCGAAATGCATTCCGAACATACGCAAATCCATGTAAAAACAGAAAACTTCTGTATCAGGAATTGCCTCATTGATTTCTATGGCCTGCTTCACGCCGGTGACACAACAAACTTTTGAGCAATAAATGTTGCCTACTTTTTCGTCGCGCGAACCAACGCAATGCACAATGCCCACCCGTTTCACCGGCTTGCCATCGGCCCGGACAAT encodes:
- a CDS encoding (4Fe-4S)-binding protein, which codes for MPEFGFKINKSAQIDLDKADDSLYRKICGLEPSLKTCIFCGSCAATCTAGQFTSFSFRRLSVELRRGLIKEVKEEISKCMLCGKCTLVCPRNVNTRHILYHLKKHFDGNEL